From the Phyllobacterium sp. T1293 genome, the window CGCGATCCTCACCGGTGGTCAGGTTATTTCCGAAGATCTCGGCATCAAGCTCGAAAGCGTTACGCTCGACATGCTCGGCCGCGCCAAGAAGGTGTCGATCACCAAGGAAAACACCACGATCGTTGACGGTCATGGCAAGAAGGGCGAAATCAACGCCCGCGTCGGCCAGATCAAGCAGCAGATCGACGAAACCACTTCCGACTACGACCGTGAGAAGCTGCAGGAACGTCTTGCCAAGCTCGCTGGCGGTGTTGCCGTTATCCGCGTTGGCGGTGCAACGGAAGTTGAAGTGAAGGAAAAGAAGGACCGCGTTGACGACGCTCTGAACGCAACACGCGCTGCTGTTGAAGAAGGCATCGTTCCTGGCGGTGGTGTTGCCCTGCTCCGCGCTTCGGCAAACCTGACGCTCAAGGGTGCAAACACCGATCAGGACGCTGGCATCAACATCGTTCGTCGCGCTCTGCAGGCTCCGGCTCGCCAGATCGCTACCAACGCAGGTGACGAAGCTTCCATCGTTGTTGGCAAGATCCTTGACAACAAGAAGGAAACCTACGGCTACAACGCGGCCAATGGCGAATATGGTGATCTGATCGCTCTCGGCATTGTCGATCCGGTCAAGGTTGTTCGTACAGCCCTGCAGGACGCTGCATCGGTTGCCGGCCTTCTCGTCACCACCGAAGCCATGATCACCGAAGCTCCGAAGAAGGACAACGGTGCGGCTCCCCAGATGCCAGGCGGCGGTATGGGCGGCATGGGCGGTATGGACTTCTAATCAGTCCAACCCTGATACATACGGAAAAGGCGGGCTTCGGCCCGCCTTTTTTGTTGCGTAAATATCGCATCGGCCAGTGACTGACCGTGTGACCGCAAAAAATCTATTCGGCTGCTTCAGCGAAGTTGGCGGCAATTTCAGCACCATGTCCAGTATCGAAACGGGCACGCGCATTGGCGATACGGTGTTCGTTCTGAATGGCAAAGTCGGCAAGTCCGCGAACCGGCACGAGCAATTCGCGGCCAAGCTCCGTCAGTTCGTAATCAACGCGTGGCGGAATGGTTGGATAAACCGTGCGCGTGACAAAGCCATCACGCTCAAGCCCGCGCAGTGTGCTGGTCAGCATCTTTTGCGAAATACCGTTAATGGTTCGCTTCAATTCATTAAAGCGCATTGAACCATTGCCCAGATAGTTGATAACCAGCACGGTCCATTTGTCTCCGACACGGGCCAGAATGTGATTCACCGCCGTGCAGGCAGAGGTTACTTGAAAGTGCTTCGGTTTCAAAAAAGTGCCTCCTTGCGGGTATTTTCAACAGTCACTTATATAGCGCCAGTAACCAATAGTTACCATAGCAAAAACCTGAGGAATTCTGAATATGACGAAACTGAAAA encodes:
- a CDS encoding winged helix-turn-helix transcriptional regulator, whose product is MKPKHFQVTSACTAVNHILARVGDKWTVLVINYLGNGSMRFNELKRTINGISQKMLTSTLRGLERDGFVTRTVYPTIPPRVDYELTELGRELLVPVRGLADFAIQNEHRIANARARFDTGHGAEIAANFAEAAE